DNA from Synechococcus sp. CBW1108:
TTGCTGATGCAGTGGGACTGGGCAAGACGCTGGAGTGCGGCATTCTCTGCAGCGAGCTCATCCGGCGCGGGAGGGGCAAGCGGTTGCTGGTGGTGACCACCAAGAGCATGCTGGTGCAGTTCCAGAAGGAATTCTGGACGCGCTTCTCGATCCCACTGGTGCGGCTCGATTCGGTGGGGATCCAGCGGATCCGCGAGCAGATCCCGACGAACCAGAATCCGTTTCACTACTACGACAAGGCGATTGTTTCGGTCGACACGCTCAAGAACGACCGGGACTACCGCTTCTATCTCGACAACGCCAGCTGGGACATCATCGTCATCGATGAATGTCAGAACGTGGCCGAGCGGGCCCGCGGCGCCCAGAAGAGCCAGCGGGCGCGGCTGGCGGAGCGGCTGGCGACACGATCGGAAACCCTGATCCTGCTGTCAGCGACCCCCCATGACGGCAAGCCGGAGAGCTTCGCGAGCCTGATGAACATGCTCGATCCAACGGCCATCGCTGATCCGAGCAAGTACACCAAGGACGACATCAAGGATCTGTATGTGCGGCGCTTCCGCAAAGACGTGATCGCTGACCTGCGCAGCAGCGTCAAGGAGCGCGACACCGCCGATGTGGAGTGTGCGGCAAGCGAGCGGGAGGAGCGGGTGTTCGCCCTGCTCAAAGACCTCAAGCTCCCTGACAGCGATGCCAAGGCCAAGGCCGGCCAGCTTTTCAAGACCACCCTGGCCAAGAGCTTGCTCTCCAGCCCGATGGCAGCCCTGGAGACGGTGCGCAACCGGCTCAAGCGCCTGGCGGCCGCCGCCAGCCCGGCCCCTGCCGACCAGGCGGCCCTGGAAGAGTTGGAGCCCCTGCTGGCTGCGATCGGCCCGGCTGACTTCTCCAAATACCAGCGCCTGCTTCTGCTGATCCGCACCGACTGGAAGTGGAGCGGCAAGGACCCCAGGGACCGGATCGTGCTGTTCACCGGCAGGCGCGAAACCCAGCGCTTCCTGGTGGAGCACCTGGCTGACGACCTGGGCCTGCCCACCGGCGCGGTGGTGGGGCTCGATGGCGCCATGCCCGATGTGGAGCAGACGCGTGTGGTCGAGCAGTTCGCCCAGGAGAAAGAGGCCGTGCGGATCCTGGTGGCCACCGAGGTGGCTTCCGAGGGCCTCAACCTGCACTACCTCAGCCACCGGCTGGTGCACGTGGATATCCCCTGGTCGCTGATGACGCTGCAACAGCGCAATGGCCGCATCGACCGCTACGGGCAGACTCAGCAACCCCAGATCCGCTACCTGCTCAGCTGCTCCCGCAGCGAGGGCATGGGTGATGCCGAGAAGGTGCTGCGCCTGCTCAAGCGCAAAGACGAGCAGGCCCAGCAGAACATCGGCGATCCGGCGGTGTTTCTGGGCGTCTACGACCCTGTTGGCGAGGAGGAGGAGATCAGCCGGGCGTATGAGAGCGGCTCCCTGGATGCGCTTGAGCAGCGGATGGATGAGAAGGCGAAGCGCTTCCTGACAAAGAGCAGCGCTGACAGCATTTTCGACGAGTTCTATGGAACGGATGGGCAGGACTCCGAGTCTGATTCCACGGACATCCAGGTGCAGCAGCGCCAACCCTTCAGCCTGTTCTCCAGCCTGTGGAACTACGTGGATGCGGCACTGGAGGCGGTGGCCGAGCAGATGGAGCGCCGCGGCGAGAAGCTGGATCTCCGCGCCGACGCCGATCAACAGCGTCTGGAGATCACCCCGCCCAGCGATCTGCAGCGCCGCTACGACCGCTATCCACGGGAGCTGCAGCCGCCCCGGGGCCAGCGCCTGGTGCTCTCCACGGAGGTGGCCGCCCTGCAGCGAGCCCTCGAGCAGAGCCGCCGCCAGGATTCCAGCCGCCCGGAGCTGGAATATCTCTGGGATCTGCACCCGCTGGTGGATTGGCTCGCCGACCGCGGCCAGATCAGCTTCCAGCGACACTGCGCACCCGTGCTCCAGCTGAGCGATGGTCTAGGAGGCTGTTGCGCGTAGATCACCCAGCGACACTCCACAGACGTATCCAAATCTGCCCTGATCCCAGTGACAGCAGTGGATCTGGGCGATAAAATGGGGCATGCAGAAGCGCAAGACCTTTCGTCCCTGGCAGCCGGAGCAGACCTCCTTGCTGCCGGCCTCACCGAGTGACTGGCTGACCGCTGACCATCAGGTGTATTTCCTGCTCGATCTGGTCGATGAGCTGGATCTGTCGGCGATCGTGATCCCTGCCCAGAGCAAAGATCCCCGTGGCGAGAAGGGTTTCGACCCCAGGATGATGACGCTATTGCTGCTTTACGCCTACTGCGTGGGCACGGTCTCCTCCCGGAAGATTGAGCGGGCCTGCTACGAGGATCTGGCCTTCCGGGTGCTTACCGGCAACCAGCAGCCGGACCACAGCCGGATCAGTGAGTTCCGGCGCCGCAACCTTGAGGCCCTGAGCGAGCTGTTCGTTCAGATCCTGCGCCTCTGTCAGGCGGCCGGCATGGTCAGCCTGGGCCATGTGGCGCTGGACGGCACCAAGGTGCAGGCCAATGCCTCCAAACACAAAGCGATGAGCCACGAGCGGATGCTCAAAGCCGAGGCGCAGCTCGAGAAGGAGATCAAGGAGCTGATGCGCCGGGCCGAGATCCTTGATGCGCAGGAAGACGGCAAGTACGGCAAAGGCAAGCTGGGCAGTGATCTGCCCAAGGAGCTGCGGCGGCGCGAGGACCGGCTGAAGAAGATCCGCCATGCCCGACAAGCGTTGGAGGCAGAAGCAGCGGCCGCCGCTGCCCGTGATCGCGCCAAGCAGGCAGCAGAGGCAGAAGCTGCGGTGGCGGATGCTGCTGCTGCTGCCGATGCCGCAGTAGCGGATGCCAGCGAACAGCAGAAGCTGGCTGGCAAAGCAGCCAAGGCGCAGGAGAAAGCAGAGGCCGCCAAGGAGCTAGCGATCGAGAAGGCCCAGGAGGCAGGCCTTGAGCCGGAAGGATTGGATCCTCAGCCGGCTGACGCCATGCCTTATCGCGGCCTGGCCCATCGGGCCGATGGCAGCCCCACAGCCGCTGCGCAGCGGAACTACACGGATCCAGACAGCCACATCATGAAAAGCGACGGCAACCTGCTGCAGGGCTACAACTGCCAAGCGGCCGTCGATGGCGATCACCAGGTGATCGTGGCGATGGGCGTCAGCAACCAACCGCCGGATCCAGAGCACCTGGTGCCCATGCTGGAGCGCACCATGGCCAACACCACCCAGGTGCCCAGGACGTTCATTGCTGATGCGGGCTACTGGAGTGAGGACAACGTTTCTGCCTGCGAAAAGCGAGGCACCGACCCCCACATCGCGACGGGCAGGCTGCCGCACGGTCAGCCATTACCACCGATCTATGGCCCGATCCCCAAGGGGCTGGATGCCAAAGGCAAGATGGCCCGCAAGCTACGCAAGAAAGAAGGCCGAGAGATCTACGCCAAGCGCAAAACGATCGTGGAGCCGGTGTTTGGTCAAACCAAAGAAGTGCGAGGGCTGCGGCGCTTCCTGCTGCGCGGGCTGGCCAAGGTGAATGGGGAATGGATGCTCTGGGGAACAACCCACAACCTCAACAAGCTGTGGCGCCACCTGAAGAAACAGAGGCTGCAGGAGGCGATGGCAACGGGATAGGGGGGCAGACCCCCACGGCTGAGCAGAAGTCAGCGAACCGCGTCCGAAATTCAAAGGAAGACGGTAAAGAAAGAAGTGCCGAGCTGCGCTGGATGGCGTGAGCGGCGGCGCTACGAGCGACACACTCCTAGAGCCCGGTGAGGTGGTGATGGTGTTTCAGGGCACGATCCCCAACCAGAAGGGGGTGCCGGTTGTTCAGGAGTGGGTGGCGGTGCGCTTCGCCGGAACGGGCCTGAACGTGGTGGACGTGGAGGCGTTCGAGGCGGTGGCCGAGCGGTTGCAGTTGGGCCGCAAGCCCTATGCCAACCCCAATGACGCCATCCCCGAGCATCTGCGCAAGCAGTTGCCATATGCCGTTGGCAAGGCCAACGACTATCTGATGCGCTGCGCCGAACGCTGGACCGCCCGCATGCAACCGGAGCTTCAGGCCCAGCGTGAACGCCTGAAGCGATTGCGAGGCCGCCAGGTGGAGCAGCTGGAGCTGAGCTACGCCAATGATCAGCGCCCGCAGCAGATCAAGGAGAAGCGGCGCCTGGCCCAGCAGAAGGCGATCGACGTGCGTTTCGACGACCACGAACGCTTTGTGAATGAAGTGATGACCATCGAACCCGCGCCCTACCTGAAGGTAGTGGCCGTGCTGCATCGGGAGGCTTGATCCATGGCACTACCAGGCATCAGCAACGCCAACGAGTTCTATTCCGCCCACTACCTCGAGAGCGTTCTGACGAACGACATCAAGAAGGTGCGCGAGCGCTGGGCTGAAGAGGCCACGGCCCAGCTCCAGGCCGATCCCACCTCAGATGTCTCCACACCGGAGGTGCTGTTCAAGGGGCTGCGCAAACCCTGGCAGAAACTGCGCGAGGCCGAGCTGGGAATTGCAAACGACCCAGCCGAGCGCCTGCGGCTCCAGCGTGAGCTGTTCTTCCAGCCTCTGATGCAGGCCCTGGGCTACCCCTACGCCCCCAAGCCCGAACCGGTGTTGATCGGTGGTGAGCCCTACCAGATCCCTCTTCTGGCGGAGGTGAACAACGCCAAGGGCGAGCCTTGGCTGTGGGTGGTGGAGTGCTTCAACCCCAGCGATGAGCCCGCAGACCCGCTCGAGCTCACGATCGCGACGAACTGGGCCTGCCAGATCAACGACCCATCCCTCGGAATGGTCCTGGAGGGGGAAACCTGGGAGGAACTGATCTCCGAGCGAATCTTCGCGCAGGACATTCCGCCGCGCTGGGTGTTAGCGGTGAGCCGCGACCAGCTGCTGCTGATCGACCGGCAGAAATGGGCGGCCTCACGGCTGCTGCGCTTTGAGCTCGATACGCTGCTGGGCGAGAACAACCCCGATGCGGTGCTGGCGGCGGCCACGTTGCTGCACCGCGAGCACACCTGCCCCACAGGCGGCGGCACACCGTTGCTTGATGAGCTGGACGAGAACAGCCATAAGCACGCCTATGAGGTAAGCGGCGATCTCAAGTACGCCCTGCGCAAATCGATCGAGCTGCTCGGTAATGAGGCGATCCACTGG
Protein-coding regions in this window:
- a CDS encoding IS1182 family transposase, giving the protein MQKRKTFRPWQPEQTSLLPASPSDWLTADHQVYFLLDLVDELDLSAIVIPAQSKDPRGEKGFDPRMMTLLLLYAYCVGTVSSRKIERACYEDLAFRVLTGNQQPDHSRISEFRRRNLEALSELFVQILRLCQAAGMVSLGHVALDGTKVQANASKHKAMSHERMLKAEAQLEKEIKELMRRAEILDAQEDGKYGKGKLGSDLPKELRRREDRLKKIRHARQALEAEAAAAAARDRAKQAAEAEAAVADAAAAADAAVADASEQQKLAGKAAKAQEKAEAAKELAIEKAQEAGLEPEGLDPQPADAMPYRGLAHRADGSPTAAAQRNYTDPDSHIMKSDGNLLQGYNCQAAVDGDHQVIVAMGVSNQPPDPEHLVPMLERTMANTTQVPRTFIADAGYWSEDNVSACEKRGTDPHIATGRLPHGQPLPPIYGPIPKGLDAKGKMARKLRKKEGREIYAKRKTIVEPVFGQTKEVRGLRRFLLRGLAKVNGEWMLWGTTHNLNKLWRHLKKQRLQEAMATG
- a CDS encoding DEAD/DEAH box helicase, whose amino-acid sequence is MPDAVLAPGARIECRSAEWLVRSLGRSSDGQQVVDVVGVSPFLREKEARFLVEVEKAAGSFKVLQPEDTALVSDPSPRYRDSLLFIEAHLRRSVPTDNALVVGQRAAMDALPYQLEPAAKALAMPRRRLLIADAVGLGKTLECGILCSELIRRGRGKRLLVVTTKSMLVQFQKEFWTRFSIPLVRLDSVGIQRIREQIPTNQNPFHYYDKAIVSVDTLKNDRDYRFYLDNASWDIIVIDECQNVAERARGAQKSQRARLAERLATRSETLILLSATPHDGKPESFASLMNMLDPTAIADPSKYTKDDIKDLYVRRFRKDVIADLRSSVKERDTADVECAASEREERVFALLKDLKLPDSDAKAKAGQLFKTTLAKSLLSSPMAALETVRNRLKRLAAAASPAPADQAALEELEPLLAAIGPADFSKYQRLLLLIRTDWKWSGKDPRDRIVLFTGRRETQRFLVEHLADDLGLPTGAVVGLDGAMPDVEQTRVVEQFAQEKEAVRILVATEVASEGLNLHYLSHRLVHVDIPWSLMTLQQRNGRIDRYGQTQQPQIRYLLSCSRSEGMGDAEKVLRLLKRKDEQAQQNIGDPAVFLGVYDPVGEEEEISRAYESGSLDALEQRMDEKAKRFLTKSSADSIFDEFYGTDGQDSESDSTDIQVQQRQPFSLFSSLWNYVDAALEAVAEQMERRGEKLDLRADADQQRLEITPPSDLQRRYDRYPRELQPPRGQRLVLSTEVAALQRALEQSRRQDSSRPELEYLWDLHPLVDWLADRGQISFQRHCAPVLQLSDGLGGCCA